TGGGGTCCCATATGGAGCACAAAACACCATGAAGCACCATCACTCAATTGACTGTTGGGGAATGGGGTTCCTCAGTGAAGTGTCATGACTTGGGATAGATGCTGCAATGGCTGTTTCAATAAACTATGCATTAATGGAACatcactgcttacagttaacaaaagcagcctcattcttgctaggtgcccttttttcaatatgagtgcagtaaattgctccaattacattaggaaaagGAGATGCTTTTGCAGATTGCCTTTTTATGGTGCCATTTTTtctgttggcaaaaacatgttatgttttatgtatgtacacccacaccatacgaaAAATGAATGTAGTGTCTCATCAGTCGGTCAACAGCTTCCAGCAGAGCAGGCATGATGAAGTGAAGGTAGGCTGAGATATTCCTGGCCTGTCAGACATTTCTCTGAAGAGTGTCAACAGTTAGCTTGCATACACTGACAAATAACCaataaagttcttcagtgcaaatacgccacattggccttcttaaaaggaaaataaaatatagtatttaCATCATATTAatctcttttgatgtttaacatgTTTGTCATGTAAATGCATGGTTAACAGCTTGGTGATATAAGTTATATGCACATGAGTTACTGTTTAGCTGgttcggctgcatttctatacTTGATCAAAGGTGTCCCCAAGAATTTCATTATGTATATGAAAATattccaaaattcaaaaatatccaATATATTTCTGTTCCCTggcatttcagattagggatactcaacctgtatACAGGGCAttgaaaattaattcatgcatttatttctagtattaTTGACTACTGACATgtgttattcactggctgttcaaatcattctttatgcagcttgCAGTTCAGTAAAAATGCAGCTGCACGAATCATCACAAGACCCAGAAAGTACAAGCATGTAGCcacagttcttaaatctttacactggctcccagttaagcttagggcaggtttcaaaatcctgtttttaaaatacaaagccgcaaatggccaaggccctgtttacttatctgaactaaccattacttacaaaccaaggcacatattaagatctcaagatgctggacTACTTATGATTTCAAAGATTAATAAACAGACGGGTATGGGGGTCGAGCTTTTGGTAACAGGGCCCTGAACTTGTGGAATGATCAATgagtgggtctgctggagccaatcccagccaacacagggcacaaggcaggaaccaatcctgggcagggtgccaacccaccgcaggtttatTAGTCATTTATGCATAAATataagtaatgcaatatttataaaTCGTACTTACCCTCTATGTTGTTTCTCATCTTggtatcttgatgtggcacttggtgccacttctTTATTGCCAAGCTGTTCTCCTTCCTACGGAAAGACATGTCAGATAaagaaatattataattattgGATGGAAAGGTTCTTTCCTCAGATTGGGTGGCCAAGTTCAGAGTCTACTATAGAATACACAGGAGGGGGTTggcagcttgttggctgaggtgTCCAGGACTGTCTTTGTGATTGTCATTGATCGTCTCTCTTACAATCGACTATTGACTCTCCAAATGGTTTAATTTCTCTgaggatgctgctgactggagtttttgtttcccTCTCCTCTCTTTTTAGCTGGTTATAGTTTAACACTTAATTAATGGAccaacattgttgttttttatttaagctAAACAGTctctactttattttatgtgtgtttaACAAATCCGTGTCTTTATGTGTGCTTAttctgtgtttagtaaattataaAATCTATACTTCCATTTTACCTAAAAACCTGTCACAGCTTTCACTGCCCTTCGGTGAAGAGGGCTATACATGCATAAAcagaattgaactgaactgaatttaataTGTAACTCATTTAAGCACACATTTTCTGATtataacacaaaaacacaaataaagcaaaagcaTAAACCCTAAATGGAACTATCTAAGTCCCAAAGCCTTTTTCTCATTTGGTATGTTAACAGTAAATTTGACTGATGTATGCCTTTTGGCCATGGAATAGAACCTCAAAGCTGATGTGaaacatttagttttatttgtgaCTAACCCACTTTGTTTCCATCAAAGTGATATACCATACCTCACACTATAATGTTATTGTGATGCAGcaacacaaaatggaaaaaggtATAAGGTCTCAAAAATTAGCAAAGCCAGACCAGAACCTTCACCAGTCTGCCTAGAGACAGGTCATACTCCAGGCAGCCCACCCCATACTCAACAGGCAAGCTTCAAGGCCTACTCAGGCTCAAAAATACTGAGCAACCTTTTAACAGTTCAACAGTACAAATATTAATTTCAAGAGAAAGGAAAAACAGTAAAATCTCTGGCTTGAAAAGACAAGGACAGTATAATTTTTTATAAGGAATTTATTACAAActaatcaagaaagaaagaaagaaagaaagaaagaaagaaagaaaggggatGCCCAAAAAGCAATGAAAACAAGTTCAATCTTGATGCAGAAACTGAAAACCAAAAGCAGAAGCTTTGTCCAGCAGCGTACGCATGTTCACtgggaatgtgttctttttttagaAATGCAACTTATGGCTTgaacctgtatatacagtatacccctTCAGTAACCATGACGGAAATATCAACACGAGAGAGGTATGgtacaaaaaaagaatatatactgAACTTGGTTTAAAATGTAGAATTCACACCAGTAGTTATATGCATGGGGTttatgtcaaaatgatttatgaccaTTAAGTCCCGCCCCCTTTGGACTCTGGACCGGAAGTCCCGCCCTTCGGCCGGTTAGACCGGAAGTCCCGCCCCtttactctgattggtggatttgaaggatgcgtccctttactctgattggtggatttgaaagATGCGTCTGCCCCCTACACCTGTTTGCCGCCCACACCCAACCACCTGTTTACCCCCTCCTTGAGCCTGCCCCTTAaccacctgattggtggatttgacgGTTGGGtaccccttccttgaacccacccaTCCACCTGTATGCCCccggaaactgtcaagagcagcCCCCCTTCTCCCAAAGACAAGTCCAGGCCTGTTGGTGGTTTACTGCTCttgaagacacacacacgagcgtTTCAAGGGGCAGAGCCGCCGGTctctactgttttgggtaagaTCTCCTGTatctatgatttaaaatatctatccttTGCTTTAATACAtgtaaaccgttttttatttgatCTAAGTCAAGCATAGAGAAACCATCCACGCTGTTAGCAGGCACGAGTCTGGGTCTTACCTGCTTCTGTGTGAGGTCGAAGCTCCAAGCGTACACGCCGGCACATGCGGAGACTTCTTGATGCATATGAATGCCTTTtacatccacctaacctgtaaaTAAAGGAGCcgttttatatttatgaaaataatattctttgcaaaatattattattctgtgttcataattgtatattatattctgtgttcataattgtatattatattctgtgttcatAATTGTAGTCTTTGATTAAATTTAGGTCATGCCTGAAAACAGCTCTAGCGGAAGCAGCGACGACAGTGGCAGTGAGTGTGAACATCCTGAAGGGCGTAAAGGTAGGAAAAGACCGTCCCATGAAAACCTGAGACTATTAAAAGAGATGTCTGATAACTTAGAATATTCCATAAAGCCCCCTAAAATTCCCACCCCTCCGCGATCTCCTCAAATGGTTCAGTCACCACATCCGGTGACATATCCGATCGACAATTTTGATCTCATTAATAATGCGCTCCAGATTCTAAATTCTGATGAAATAGCCGTACTTAACGCTCTGCTGGAGCTTTTGAAGAATACTTCTTCTGAGGCCGGAACGTGTTTAGGTCCGGCCCAACAACCTAAGACCCTAGAACTGAATGTAAAAACCCCACAACCTTCTACTTCAGGTACCTCTGGGACAGGTAGTTCCCCGCTTCGACACCACCCTGTCAGCGAAGCGTTAATACAACCTTCTACCTCGCAGCAGCACACACCTGCTGATGAACTAACAGGGTTGGATACTTCCAAAGCAGACTCTCCACAGCCCTCTACCTCGCAGCAGCACTCGCCTGCTGATGAATTAACAGGGTCGGACACTTCCAAAGCAGACTCTCCACAGCCCTCTACCTCGCATCAGCACATGCCTGCCGATGAATTAACAGGGTCGGATATTTCCGAAACAGACTCTCCACAGTCCTGTACCTCACATCAGCACATGCCTGCTGACAATTTAACAGGGTCGGATAC
The Erpetoichthys calabaricus chromosome 17, fErpCal1.3, whole genome shotgun sequence genome window above contains:
- the LOC127526098 gene encoding cell surface glycoprotein 1-like; the encoded protein is MVQSPHPVTYPIDNFDLINNALQILNSDEIAVLNALLELLKNTSSEAGTCLGPAQQPKTLELNVKTPQPSTSGTSGTGSSPLRHHPVSEALIQPSTSQQHTPADELTGLDTSKADSPQPSTSQQHSPADELTGSDTSKADSPQPSTSHQHMPADELTGSDISETDSPQSCTSHQHMPADNLTGSDTLTPQTGSGVTKPSGVISSLDSSQPSTSHTDNPSSPDPSPSTTITERPKFNNI